A window of Micrococcus endophyticus contains these coding sequences:
- the ilvD gene encoding dihydroxy-acid dehydratase, giving the protein MDTAASTPRTPSAAPDMKPRSRDVTDGMERAASRGMLRAVGLGDADFAKPQIGIASSWNEITPCNLSLDRLAQAAKEGVHADGGFPLEFGTVSVSDGISMGHEGMHFSLVSREVIADSVETVMMAERLDGSVLLAGCDKSLPGMLMAAARLDLASVFVYAGSTMPGHARLSDGTEKQVTIIDAFEAVGACARGLMSEEDLLRIEKAIVPTEGACGGMYTANTMASVGEALGMSLPGSATPPSPDRRRDDFARRSGAAVVNLLRQGITARDIMTKEAFENAIAVTMAFGGSTNAVLHLLAIAREAGVDLSLEDFNRVGDRTPHIADLKPFGRYVMTDVDRVGGVPVVMKALLDEGLLHGDALTVTGRTVAENLAELAPDPVDGDVIRTMDRPMHPNGGIAILHGSLAPEGAVVKSAGFDADVFEGTARVFDRERAAMDALEDGTIAAGDVVVIRYEGPRGGPGMREMLAITGAIKGAGLGKDVLLLTDGRFSGGTTGLCIGHIAPEAADGGPIGLVRDGDRIRVDIAGRTLDLQVAEEELEARRREWAPVPPKFTTGVLGKYAKLVHSAAEGAYLG; this is encoded by the coding sequence ATGGACACCGCCGCGTCGACCCCCCGCACCCCGTCCGCCGCCCCGGACATGAAGCCGCGCTCGCGCGACGTCACGGACGGCATGGAGCGCGCCGCCTCGCGCGGCATGCTGCGTGCCGTCGGCCTGGGCGACGCGGACTTCGCCAAGCCGCAGATCGGCATCGCCTCGTCCTGGAACGAGATCACGCCCTGCAACCTCTCCCTCGACCGGCTCGCCCAGGCCGCCAAGGAGGGCGTCCACGCCGACGGCGGCTTCCCGCTCGAGTTCGGCACCGTCTCCGTCTCGGACGGCATCTCCATGGGCCACGAGGGCATGCACTTCTCCCTCGTCTCCCGCGAGGTGATCGCGGACTCCGTGGAGACCGTGATGATGGCCGAGCGCCTGGACGGCTCCGTCCTGCTCGCCGGCTGCGACAAGTCGCTGCCCGGCATGCTCATGGCCGCCGCGCGCCTGGACCTGGCCAGCGTGTTCGTCTACGCCGGCTCCACCATGCCCGGCCACGCCCGCCTGAGCGACGGCACGGAGAAGCAGGTCACGATCATCGACGCCTTCGAGGCGGTGGGCGCGTGCGCCCGTGGCCTGATGAGCGAGGAGGACCTGCTGCGCATCGAGAAGGCGATCGTGCCGACCGAGGGCGCGTGCGGCGGCATGTACACCGCCAACACCATGGCCTCCGTCGGCGAGGCCCTGGGCATGTCCCTGCCGGGCTCGGCGACCCCGCCCTCGCCGGACCGCCGCCGCGACGACTTCGCGCGCCGCTCCGGCGCGGCCGTCGTGAACCTGCTGCGCCAGGGCATCACGGCCCGCGACATCATGACCAAGGAGGCGTTCGAGAACGCGATCGCCGTGACCATGGCCTTCGGCGGCTCCACCAACGCCGTCCTGCACCTGCTGGCCATCGCCCGCGAGGCCGGCGTGGACCTGAGCCTCGAGGACTTCAACCGCGTGGGGGACCGCACCCCGCACATCGCCGACCTCAAGCCCTTCGGCCGCTACGTCATGACGGACGTGGACCGGGTGGGCGGCGTGCCCGTGGTGATGAAGGCGCTGCTGGACGAGGGCCTGCTGCACGGGGACGCGCTGACCGTCACCGGCCGCACCGTGGCCGAGAACCTCGCCGAGCTCGCCCCGGACCCCGTGGACGGGGACGTCATCCGCACCATGGACCGCCCGATGCACCCCAACGGCGGCATCGCGATCCTGCACGGCAGCCTCGCCCCCGAGGGCGCCGTGGTGAAGTCGGCCGGCTTCGACGCGGACGTCTTCGAGGGCACCGCCCGCGTGTTCGACCGCGAGCGTGCCGCGATGGACGCGCTCGAGGACGGCACCATCGCGGCGGGCGACGTCGTCGTGATCCGCTACGAGGGCCCGCGCGGCGGTCCCGGCATGCGCGAGATGCTCGCGATCACCGGCGCCATCAAGGGTGCCGGCCTGGGCAAGGACGTCCTGCTGCTCACGGACGGCCGGTTCTCCGGCGGCACCACGGGGCTGTGCATCGGGCACATCGCCCCCGAGGCGGCCGACGGCGGCCCGATCGGCCTGGTGCGCGACGGCGACCGGATCCGCGTGGACATCGCCGGCCGCACGCTGGACCTGCAGGTCGCGGAGGAGGAGCTGGAGGCGCGCCGCCGCGAGTGGGCGCCCGTGCCGCCGAAGTTCACCACCGGCGTGCTGGGCAAGTACGCCAAGCTCGTGCACTCGGCCGCCGAGGGCGCGTACCTCGGCTGA